AAGCCCTGAACGATTGACGCGACCTTGGCTCCGGCCGAACCCATTTCGACGAGCGTGCCGTCCAACGCGTCGCGAACCGCCAACGCGATGGCCGGCGGCCGGGTGCGGGATACGACGATGCGCGGCTTGGTCGGCGCGGCGGGAGGCGCTGCAACCTGCGGGGTCGCCAGTGCGACCCCCTGGGCCGGCAGCGCCACGGCACCGGCGATTAACTCGCCGGCCTGCCAGAGCGCGACGTGCACCGCCCAGTCGTCGCGCCCGAGCTCGGAGAATTCCCGCGTCCCGTCAAGCGGGTCGACGATCCACACCCGCTCGGAGCGCAGTCGCACCGGGTCGTCGACACCCTCCTCGGAAAGCACCGCGTCCTGGGGCCGCTCCGCGCCGAGCGCTTGCGTCAGAAAGTCGTGAGATCGCTTGTCCCCCGCCGCTTTCCGCTCGCTCGCATCGGCGTCGGCGAATTCCTCTCGCACCCTGAGCAACAGCTGCCCCGCCTCGGTGGCCAAGCGCGCGGCCAGCGCGTGGTCATTCATCGGTTACCCCTAACACGTCGCGAGAGCCTCGATACTTCCTTATGTTGGTAGCGTTGACCGAATTTACCGTGCCTCGATGCCCGGGCCGCTGGCACCCTGCCATACGACTTCTGACATAACCTGGAGAACGTGAGCGGCAACGTCTTCTCGCCGGACGGGTTGAGGCACATTCCGCGGGGGCGGCTAACGGTGATCGGCATCGTCGTGGCCCTTCTGGTGGTCGGTGTGCTGATCTTCGTCGGAGTGAAACTGACCAACAGCCAGCACGGCTCGTCGGCCCAGTCCACCAGCCAACCACTGGCGCCGCCGGACAGCTACGCCATTCCGGGCTGCTACAACCCCGCGGTCCAACCGAGCCCGCGTCCGAAAAAGCTCAACGTCCTGGGGTGCGCGAGCGTTGCCGTTGCGCTGCAAGACATGTCATGGAGTTCGTGGGGACCGCAGGGCGCCGATGGAACCGGCACCGCCGTTTTTAAGTTGTGCGATCCGAATTGCGCGGCGGGCTACCAACTCACGGAACCGGTCGTCGTGCATGCGTGGAACGCGCAGAAGCCGCGGTCGGATGCCATCTGCCAGCCCGGCCTCAAGATCTTCGGCGACATGATCTTGGCCTTCCCCAAAGGCGTGCCGCCGCCCAACGCGCAACAAATCGACACCCAGTACAACGGGATGCCGGCGGTGCACTACGTCAACTACTCGCCCAGCAACACCCGCGAAACCGAATTCATCGGCTACACGTTCTGCAACTGAGCAGCGGCTTAGACCTCGATGACGACGGCACCGCCCTGGCCACCACCGGCGCACATGGCCGCGACGCCGATGCCGCCGCCACGGCGGGCCAGCTCGTAGATCAATGTGGTGATCATGCGCGCGCCCGAGGCCGCGATGGGGTGACCCAGGCTGCAGCCGCTACCGGAGAAGTTCACCTTCTCCTCGTCGAGGCCGTACTCCCGACAGGCCGCGATCGGCACGGACGCGAACGCCTCGTTGATCTCCCACAGCGCCACGTCCGACGGCGACAAGCCAGCCCGTTGTAGCACCTTTCCGATCACCTTCACCGCGCCCAGACCGCAGTCCCTCGGCGGCACGCCCGCGGCGGCCCAGGCCTTGACCGTTGCCAGCACATTCAGTTTGTTGGCCGCGGCGTAATCGCTCTCGACCAGGGCCACGCCCGCGGCGGCGTCGTTGGTGCCGCTGCTGTTTCCGGCGGTGATCGAGAAGCCCTCGATCTCGGGGTGCAGCACCTTGAGGCCGGCGAGCTTCTCGACTGTGGTGTCCCGGCGCGGGTGCTCGTCGACGGAGAAGTCGACCACCGAACCGTCAATCTGGGTGATCTTGAGCGGGATGATCTCGTCGACGAACTTGCCCGCATCGATGGCCGCGATGGCGCGCTCGTGTGAGCGGGCCGCCCAGGCGTCCATCTCCTCGCGCGTGATGCCGACCGACTGCGCGGTGTTCCAGCCGACCGTGATCGACATGTCTTTCGCGGGGGCGTCCGGGGTCTCGACGTGGGTCGGCGGCATCCAGCGCTCCTCGAACTTCAGCTCCGGCCCGGGAATGCGCCAGTTCGTCAGCGGCGTCATCGACAGCGACTGCACACCGCCGGCGATCAGTACGCGCTCCATGCCGGAGCCGATCTGGGCCGACGCATTGCCGATGGCCGTGAGGCTGCCCGCGCAGTGCCGGTTGACCGACTGGCCCGGGACATGGTCCAGGCCGGTCGCGGTCGCCGCATATCGAGCTAAATCGCCTCCGCCGTAATGTGATTCGGCGAAGATGATGTCGTCGATGTCTGCCGGGTCGACACCCGAGCGGCGCACCACCTCAGGAAGCACCGCCGTAATCAGCGTCTCGGGCGGGGTGTTGACCAGCGCCCCCTTGAAGGAACGACCGATCGCGGTCCGGGCGGCTCCGACGATGACGGGTGTAGCCATGTTTTCAACCTCGCTGCGGTGGGCGGTCAGACGACGCGAATCGTATCAAATACTGTATAGGCAATAGTAATGGTCTAAATTCCGTACACCGAGCTCTGTGACGGCGCTAACAATTAAGCG
The DNA window shown above is from Mycobacterium sp. Aquia_216 and carries:
- a CDS encoding 3'(2'),5'-bisphosphate nucleotidase CysQ — its product is MNDHALAARLATEAGQLLLRVREEFADADASERKAAGDKRSHDFLTQALGAERPQDAVLSEEGVDDPVRLRSERVWIVDPLDGTREFSELGRDDWAVHVALWQAGELIAGAVALPAQGVALATPQVAAPPAAPTKPRIVVSRTRPPAIALAVRDALDGTLVEMGSAGAKVASIVQGLSDVYVHAGGQFEWDSAAPVAVARAAGLHTSRVDGSALLYNQADPKLPDLVVCRPELAEAVLAVTG
- a CDS encoding thiolase family protein, with the translated sequence MATPVIVGAARTAIGRSFKGALVNTPPETLITAVLPEVVRRSGVDPADIDDIIFAESHYGGGDLARYAATATGLDHVPGQSVNRHCAGSLTAIGNASAQIGSGMERVLIAGGVQSLSMTPLTNWRIPGPELKFEERWMPPTHVETPDAPAKDMSITVGWNTAQSVGITREEMDAWAARSHERAIAAIDAGKFVDEIIPLKITQIDGSVVDFSVDEHPRRDTTVEKLAGLKVLHPEIEGFSITAGNSSGTNDAAAGVALVESDYAAANKLNVLATVKAWAAAGVPPRDCGLGAVKVIGKVLQRAGLSPSDVALWEINEAFASVPIAACREYGLDEEKVNFSGSGCSLGHPIAASGARMITTLIYELARRGGGIGVAAMCAGGGQGGAVVIEV